Proteins from a single region of Cytophagaceae bacterium:
- a CDS encoding M20/M25/M40 family metallo-hydrolase encodes MKYLFSIFLVFTIFFGSYSQEIKVLKKHIFYLADDKMKGRGTGSKQAMKASEYVKKEFKKYGLKPLGTDGYYQNFKAKVRKVVVPDSIRDSRNVIGFLDNGSQNTIVIGAHYDHIGEGKQGSLKDSTAYGKIHNGADDNASGVAGLLELARHFTQNIEKEPFNFLFISFGAEELGLVGSRYFVAHPTTDLSKVHFMLNMDMIGRLNKESGVAIIGYGSSPQFESIFSGINKENHVKYYTGYEGRGGSDQTSFYEKDIPVLFFHTGGHEDYHKPTDDANKVDYESLKGILELEKEIIVRSFDVGKMNFRSTDKK; translated from the coding sequence ATGAAATATTTATTCTCTATTTTTCTGGTTTTTACGATATTTTTTGGCTCATATTCTCAAGAAATCAAAGTCCTCAAAAAACACATCTTTTATCTGGCCGATGACAAAATGAAAGGACGTGGTACAGGGAGCAAACAAGCCATGAAGGCCTCAGAATATGTGAAGAAGGAATTTAAAAAATATGGTTTGAAACCACTTGGAACCGATGGCTATTATCAAAACTTCAAAGCCAAAGTGAGAAAAGTAGTGGTGCCTGACAGCATACGTGACTCCCGAAATGTGATTGGTTTTCTGGACAATGGTAGCCAAAATACAATCGTTATAGGGGCACATTATGACCATATAGGTGAAGGCAAACAAGGAAGTCTGAAAGATTCCACGGCCTATGGTAAAATCCATAATGGTGCCGACGACAACGCCTCAGGAGTAGCCGGTTTACTGGAATTGGCCAGACATTTTACACAAAATATTGAAAAAGAACCTTTTAATTTTCTCTTTATCTCATTTGGAGCCGAAGAGTTGGGATTGGTGGGCTCCAGATATTTTGTGGCTCATCCTACCACTGACCTTTCCAAAGTACATTTTATGCTCAATATGGATATGATTGGCCGGCTTAACAAAGAAAGTGGAGTGGCAATTATTGGTTATGGAAGTTCGCCCCAATTTGAATCCATATTTTCGGGCATAAACAAAGAAAATCATGTGAAATATTACACGGGATATGAAGGTCGGGGAGGCTCAGACCAAACTTCATTTTATGAAAAAGACATTCCTGTGCTGTTTTTCCATACGGGAGGGCACGAAGATTACCACAAACCCACCGACGATGCTAATAAAGTGGACTATGAATCTTTGAAAGGTATTTTGGAACTGGAAAAAGAAATAATTGTCCGCAGTTTTGATGTCGGAAAAATGAATTTCAGAAGTACAGATAAAAAGTGA
- the rdgB gene encoding RdgB/HAM1 family non-canonical purine NTP pyrophosphatase → MEICLASNNQHKIEELKQLLGNHILLKTLSEIGCNEDIEETGSTFEENSKIKSDFVFNKFKINCLSDDSGLEIDALEGRPGVYSARYSGIHGDHPSNIRKVLEELKGVENRAARFRTVISLNLEGETIQFDGVVEGKINFGPAGTDGFGYDPIFIPLGYETTFAQMSSDEKNKISHRAEAIKKLVDYLKDKKK, encoded by the coding sequence ATGGAAATCTGTCTGGCATCAAACAATCAACATAAAATAGAAGAACTTAAACAGCTCCTTGGCAATCACATTTTGCTCAAAACCTTAAGTGAAATTGGTTGTAATGAAGACATAGAAGAAACAGGGAGTACTTTTGAAGAAAATTCCAAAATAAAATCTGATTTTGTATTTAACAAATTCAAAATTAACTGTTTGTCTGATGATTCCGGCTTGGAAATCGATGCCCTTGAAGGCAGGCCGGGTGTTTATTCAGCACGTTATTCCGGAATTCATGGAGATCATCCATCAAATATCAGGAAAGTATTGGAAGAATTGAAGGGAGTTGAAAACCGGGCAGCGAGGTTCAGAACGGTTATCTCTTTAAATCTTGAAGGAGAAACTATCCAATTTGATGGAGTAGTTGAAGGGAAAATAAATTTTGGGCCCGCAGGCACCGATGGATTCGGATATGACCCTATTTTTATTCCCTTGGGTTATGAAACTACATTTGCCCAGATGAGTTCTGATGAAAAGAACAAGATAAGTCATAGGGCCGAGGCAATCAAAAAACTTGTAGATTATTTAAAGGACAAAAAAAAATAG
- the prfA gene encoding peptide chain release factor 1, whose amino-acid sequence MIEQLEAIKERFEEVSQQITMPEVVSDMDKFKKIGKEYRDLEKVVLEYQTYKLIIANLEEARQILETEKDEEMREMAKMELEELQPKKLAAEEKLKEMLIPKDPNDSKDCFLEIRGGTGGDEAAIFAGDLFRMYQRFATTQGWQFQVMDFTDAASGGYKEIVVSVKGEDVYGKLKFESGVHRVQRVPATESQGRIHTSAATVAVLPEADEVDVQINMNDIRKDTFCSSGAGGQSVNTTYSAIRVTHIPTGVVVQCQDERSQIKNFDKAMSVLRSRIYEMELAKHNEAIAGERKSMVGSGDRSDKIRTYNYPQGRVTDHRIGFTVYNLPTVMEGQIGEFIEKLRIAENAERMKEGVA is encoded by the coding sequence TTGATAGAGCAGTTAGAAGCAATCAAAGAGCGTTTTGAAGAAGTAAGTCAGCAGATTACTATGCCTGAGGTGGTTTCTGATATGGATAAATTTAAGAAAATCGGAAAAGAATATCGCGACCTCGAAAAAGTTGTTTTAGAATATCAAACCTATAAACTAATAATTGCCAATCTTGAAGAAGCCCGTCAGATTCTGGAAACAGAAAAAGACGAAGAGATGAGGGAAATGGCCAAAATGGAGTTGGAAGAGCTACAGCCTAAAAAATTGGCGGCAGAAGAAAAGCTAAAAGAGATGTTGATTCCGAAAGACCCCAACGATAGTAAAGATTGTTTTCTGGAAATCAGAGGAGGTACGGGAGGCGATGAAGCCGCGATTTTTGCAGGTGATCTTTTCAGAATGTACCAGCGATTTGCAACAACTCAAGGCTGGCAGTTTCAGGTGATGGACTTCACCGATGCGGCATCGGGTGGTTATAAAGAGATAGTAGTCAGCGTAAAAGGCGAAGATGTATATGGAAAATTGAAATTTGAATCTGGCGTACACAGGGTACAAAGGGTTCCGGCTACTGAGTCACAAGGTCGAATCCATACTTCAGCAGCCACAGTAGCTGTGCTTCCTGAAGCCGACGAAGTGGATGTTCAAATCAACATGAACGATATCAGAAAAGATACTTTTTGCTCTTCAGGTGCTGGAGGGCAATCTGTCAATACAACCTATTCTGCAATAAGGGTCACGCACATTCCTACCGGTGTAGTGGTGCAATGTCAGGACGAACGCTCCCAAATCAAAAACTTTGACAAAGCAATGTCAGTTCTTAGGTCAAGAATTTACGAAATGGAGCTCGCTAAACACAACGAAGCCATTGCAGGAGAAAGGAAATCGATGGTGGGTTCAGGAGACCGATCAGACAAAATAAGGACATATAATTATCCTCAGGGAAGGGTGACCGACCATCGTATTGGTTTCACGGTTTATAATCTTCCAACTGTGATGGAAGGCCAGATAGGAGAGTTTATCGAAAAACTCAGAATAGCCGAAAACGCTGAAAGAATGAAGGAAGGGGTGGCTTAA
- a CDS encoding Crp/Fnr family transcriptional regulator yields MKSLIPFTAPEFKKIISIFEEVSLKKGDMPIEMGKASNTILFITKGVFREFTLINEEEHTLWISVEGEAVLDVSNFMSGGPSRISVEALTNSQVLRTDKERFEKMLLETPKMSLVMNKVYFQNLHEIREHQILLKVWPTQKREELLFENKPYLFRKEIKIKHLASLLNVHPNSLSRIHNQRSESEQKD; encoded by the coding sequence TTGAAGAGTTTAATCCCATTTACAGCTCCGGAATTCAAAAAAATAATCTCAATTTTTGAGGAAGTAAGTTTAAAAAAAGGTGATATGCCCATTGAAATGGGAAAAGCTTCCAATACGATACTTTTTATTACAAAAGGAGTTTTCAGAGAATTTACCTTAATTAATGAGGAAGAACATACCCTGTGGATATCGGTTGAAGGAGAAGCCGTGCTTGATGTAAGTAATTTTATGTCTGGTGGACCATCAAGAATATCAGTAGAAGCACTTACTAACTCTCAGGTTTTGAGAACTGATAAAGAAAGGTTTGAGAAAATGTTGTTAGAGACACCCAAAATGTCACTCGTAATGAACAAGGTGTATTTTCAGAATTTACATGAAATTAGAGAACACCAGATACTTTTGAAAGTATGGCCAACTCAAAAACGTGAAGAATTACTATTTGAAAACAAGCCATATCTATTCAGAAAAGAAATAAAAATAAAGCACCTGGCATCTCTACTCAATGTACACCCCAACTCTCTTAGCAGGATTCATAATCAGAGGTCAGAATCTGAACAGAAGGATTGA
- a CDS encoding D-alanyl-D-alanine carboxypeptidase has translation MLVSSLKTDKITDYLAKDSTFRNHHISVALYDPKEEKYIFEKDTDKYFVPASNTKTYTLYAALKTMRDSIPGLKIIERNDTLFCKPTGDPTFLHPDLPQSKVFDFLKNHKAKTLAFCFDHFDNQRLGAGWAWDDYNDDYQVERSAFPIYGNILRIRSNAYQSALSIPAFKNSFVFQSGTFDYIKRDISDNIFYYSEKLKADFKQDIPLKISDQLTMKLLADTLKRDLVIVKEIDFSDAKTVYSMPVDTVLRRMMQVSDNMLAEQTMLMAGRLLTDTLSISKGIKTFTDKHLSDLPKRPNLVDGSGLSRYNLVTANDNIKLLEKLLSEFPQERLFGLMAIGGKTGTLKRYFPANEPPYVYAKTGSMSGVYNMSGYVKTLSGKVLIFSVMNNNFSHSISKVGLSTANLVKFIHENY, from the coding sequence ATGTTAGTTTCTTCCCTCAAAACTGATAAAATCACTGATTATTTGGCTAAAGACAGCACATTCAGAAACCATCATATTTCTGTGGCACTGTATGATCCAAAAGAAGAAAAGTATATTTTCGAAAAAGACACCGACAAATATTTTGTTCCGGCTTCCAATACAAAAACTTACACGCTTTATGCGGCTTTGAAAACCATGCGTGACTCCATTCCCGGCTTGAAAATTATTGAGAGAAATGATACGCTTTTTTGCAAACCTACAGGGGATCCTACATTCTTACATCCTGATTTGCCTCAAAGTAAAGTTTTCGATTTTTTGAAAAATCATAAGGCTAAAACGCTGGCATTCTGTTTTGACCATTTTGATAACCAAAGATTAGGTGCAGGTTGGGCCTGGGACGACTACAATGACGATTATCAGGTCGAGCGGTCGGCTTTCCCGATTTACGGAAATATATTAAGAATCAGATCAAACGCCTATCAATCAGCCCTTAGTATTCCTGCTTTTAAAAATAGTTTTGTGTTTCAATCGGGTACTTTTGATTACATAAAAAGGGATATTTCCGATAATATTTTTTATTATTCCGAAAAGTTAAAAGCTGATTTCAAACAAGACATTCCTCTAAAAATATCGGATCAACTAACCATGAAACTTTTGGCAGATACCCTCAAAAGAGACTTAGTTATAGTGAAAGAAATTGATTTTTCCGATGCAAAAACTGTGTATTCTATGCCTGTGGACACTGTTTTAAGACGCATGATGCAGGTGTCTGACAATATGCTTGCCGAACAGACGATGCTGATGGCCGGCAGACTGCTGACCGATACACTTTCTATTTCAAAAGGCATAAAAACATTCACTGATAAACATCTCTCTGACTTACCCAAGAGGCCAAACCTTGTTGATGGAAGCGGCCTTTCAAGATATAACCTTGTTACGGCCAATGATAATATTAAATTGCTCGAAAAGCTGCTGTCGGAGTTTCCACAGGAAAGACTTTTTGGTCTGATGGCAATTGGTGGAAAGACCGGTACTTTGAAACGATATTTTCCAGCCAATGAACCCCCGTATGTATATGCCAAAACCGGCTCAATGTCAGGTGTTTATAATATGAGCGGTTATGTAAAAACCCTTAGTGGAAAAGTGCTGATATTTAGTGTTATGAATAATAATTTTTCACACTCAATATCAAAAGTGGGTCTTTCTACTGCAAATCTTGTAAAATTTATTCATGAGAATTATTGA
- a CDS encoding DUF5009 domain-containing protein produces MEKKRITSIDIFRGLTMMLMTIVNNPGDWGNVYAPLLHAEWHGATPTDMVFPFFVFIMGTAMPFSTIRTGEISKEFFLKILTRSLRIFNLGLFLNFFSKIHIGDLDGTLLMLIRLVIAVGVAYAMLGNFQAKTKLWLAVGATALMFILAFWGGEDFASVRIPGVLQRIALVYFFAALIYQKFELKGQLIAGVVLLLSYWAMMALIPVPGGIEANFDKGTNLAAWLDNTLLPGHLWASSKTWDPEGILSTIPAITTVLLGIWTGNIIQKQKSESYKWLLIIGLALIIAGKLWGVIFPINKALWTSSYVLFAGGWAMLVLAIVSVIDEKIGNNPITKFLIIWGVNPMIVFFGSGILPRALGMVKIPFGEESLGTLDYLNEAVIKPMFSNPMNASLAFAIFYVILWSVILIILDRKKLIFKV; encoded by the coding sequence TTGGAAAAAAAAAGAATAACCTCGATTGATATCTTCCGTGGGCTCACTATGATGCTCATGACGATAGTAAATAACCCCGGCGACTGGGGAAATGTATATGCACCATTGCTTCATGCCGAATGGCACGGAGCTACTCCAACTGACATGGTTTTTCCCTTCTTTGTGTTTATTATGGGGACAGCAATGCCATTTTCAACCATCAGAACAGGAGAAATTTCGAAAGAGTTTTTTCTGAAAATCCTGACCCGTAGCCTGAGAATTTTTAATCTGGGTTTGTTTCTTAATTTTTTCTCAAAAATACATATTGGAGACCTAGATGGCACACTTCTGATGCTCATCAGGTTAGTTATTGCAGTTGGTGTTGCATACGCCATGCTTGGTAATTTTCAGGCCAAAACCAAACTGTGGCTTGCTGTGGGTGCCACCGCCCTGATGTTTATTCTGGCGTTTTGGGGAGGAGAAGACTTCGCTAGTGTCAGAATTCCGGGAGTGCTACAACGCATCGCTCTGGTTTATTTCTTTGCTGCCCTTATATATCAGAAATTTGAATTGAAAGGACAGCTCATAGCGGGTGTGGTTTTGTTGCTATCCTATTGGGCTATGATGGCACTGATTCCTGTCCCTGGCGGCATTGAAGCCAACTTTGACAAAGGTACCAACCTGGCAGCATGGCTCGACAACACTTTGCTACCCGGCCATCTCTGGGCATCATCAAAAACATGGGATCCGGAAGGAATTTTGAGTACCATACCTGCTATCACTACTGTATTACTGGGAATTTGGACTGGTAATATTATCCAAAAACAAAAATCAGAGTCTTACAAATGGTTATTGATAATAGGCCTGGCTTTGATTATTGCAGGCAAATTGTGGGGAGTGATTTTCCCAATCAACAAAGCCTTGTGGACCAGCAGCTACGTGTTATTTGCCGGTGGATGGGCCATGTTGGTGCTGGCGATTGTAAGTGTAATTGATGAAAAAATCGGAAATAATCCTATAACCAAATTTTTGATAATCTGGGGAGTAAATCCCATGATAGTGTTTTTTGGATCGGGCATATTGCCCCGGGCATTGGGAATGGTAAAAATTCCTTTTGGTGAAGAATCGCTGGGAACTTTAGATTATTTAAATGAGGCCGTGATAAAACCTATGTTTAGCAATCCAATGAACGCCTCCCTTGCTTTTGCGATTTTTTATGTAATCCTTTGGTCTGTAATATTGATAATTCTAGACCGGAAAAAATTGATTTTTAAAGTGTGA
- a CDS encoding DUF1080 domain-containing protein: MKNLLVFFLTILLSLSVSAQKKKWVNLFDGKSTAGWHIWNQTDVKGWHVMGGALMTHGGNGDLVSDQEYGDFILEFEFKVAPKGNSGVIYKVLEDHANKDLFASYASGPEYQIIDDAGYPGKITDKQKTGANYDIQPPRDLNAVKPADQWNSGKIQIKENRVTHWLNGIKVADYEYGSVKWDDDVAGSKFAKWPYAKAHTKGKIALQDHGDMVSFRKIRIKEF, encoded by the coding sequence ATGAAAAACTTACTTGTATTTTTCTTAACCATTTTATTGAGTTTGTCTGTTTCGGCCCAAAAGAAAAAATGGGTTAACCTTTTTGATGGAAAATCAACTGCCGGCTGGCACATCTGGAATCAAACCGATGTAAAAGGCTGGCATGTAATGGGAGGTGCTTTGATGACCCACGGTGGAAATGGCGACCTGGTTTCAGACCAGGAATATGGGGATTTCATACTGGAATTTGAATTTAAAGTAGCCCCAAAAGGTAACAGTGGTGTGATATATAAAGTATTGGAAGACCATGCAAACAAAGACTTATTCGCCTCCTACGCCTCTGGTCCCGAATACCAGATTATAGATGATGCCGGGTATCCGGGAAAAATCACCGACAAGCAAAAAACAGGAGCCAATTATGACATACAGCCACCCAGGGATTTGAATGCAGTGAAACCAGCAGATCAGTGGAACTCAGGGAAAATTCAGATTAAAGAAAACCGTGTGACCCATTGGCTAAACGGCATAAAAGTGGCTGATTATGAATATGGTAGTGTAAAGTGGGACGACGATGTAGCAGGTAGTAAATTTGCCAAATGGCCTTATGCCAAAGCACATACAAAAGGAAAAATTGCATTGCAAGATCACGGAGATATGGTGTCATTCAGGAAAATCAGGATTAAAGAGTTTTAA
- a CDS encoding carboxypeptidase-like regulatory domain-containing protein, with protein MNFRLILFFLLFSFTQSSAFYFKGKITDENNQALPFASIFVKNTKIGTNSNEKGEFSLSLQTGTYEVVFRYLGYETLTKAVNIETQDITFNIRMTPAIIQLSDAVVGTQKEDPALTIMRKTIAMSIFHYKELETYSFKSYLKGNMKILDIPFVFEKLAKKNFIEKNQLYVFESVHKVNFKQPGQLSENVIAKKDNLPPNLKNSVSISFGKYEIYSPDNEGSPVTKKGARNFKYEYLGYFEENGQVINKIKVTPKIKGYNSGVMNIVDGSWYIHSYDFKTSDDVSNTRTRAIFNAIDGVWFLSNLNIETTLESYGAEMEMRAVVALKDIAFKKNPKYAEVKPEIIDEKIFKEKATLKPKDAPVNKEATLKDLKTLAKSLENEDRKTGEAVDSDRNFKVDSMATKRDSTFWNLERQVPLTISEIVGFKKADSLYVINAEAIQKKIKKDSTRFSGGNKFKVPQLFLGHKYQFGKTIDTTTRLRETVFSVGKIFDDLRFNAVEGYTLGINRLEFSKNKNASENFKVGVKAYYSVQHNRLNGEVYFSKQINRSTFGISGGRRVFQINQQMPVSTFLNETYALLNGRHEAKLTEKSQITISHRYTFSPRMILSNQFIGEQRSVPENQVFHVWLNPEKMFEPNNISHFNGNKLTEGNLSNRVFLKTSLQYSPNARLNRYNGIDRMEKQNAPSFRINHTFSFIKNVFGQIDLEVTHTQKIKSGYLTASFNSGFFYGNKPTNILDYKQFMGNELLISSHRNFRDLDYYKFSSDKFYVQGFLEYKPERLVLSQIPQIRKAGISEYVFGNFLKNQYVSHQEAGYGISLFGQKISAEFYTAYENQKLLSKGFRIILPLAGEK; from the coding sequence ATGAACTTCAGACTAATACTATTTTTCCTGCTTTTTTCTTTTACCCAATCTTCCGCATTTTATTTTAAAGGTAAAATCACCGACGAAAATAACCAGGCACTTCCGTTTGCTTCGATTTTTGTAAAAAACACTAAAATAGGCACCAATAGCAACGAAAAGGGTGAATTTTCACTATCTCTTCAAACCGGCACTTATGAAGTTGTTTTCAGGTATTTGGGATATGAAACTTTAACCAAAGCTGTAAATATTGAAACCCAGGATATAACATTTAATATCCGAATGACACCGGCTATAATCCAGCTTTCTGATGCCGTAGTTGGCACCCAAAAGGAAGACCCGGCCCTGACCATCATGCGAAAGACCATAGCCATGTCGATATTTCATTATAAAGAACTCGAAACCTATTCCTTCAAATCTTATCTCAAAGGCAACATGAAGATTTTGGATATTCCTTTTGTTTTTGAAAAACTTGCCAAAAAGAATTTTATCGAAAAAAACCAACTCTATGTTTTTGAGAGTGTTCACAAAGTAAATTTCAAACAACCGGGCCAGCTTTCAGAAAATGTGATTGCTAAAAAAGATAACCTGCCGCCAAATCTCAAAAACAGTGTAAGTATTTCATTTGGAAAATATGAAATCTATTCTCCTGATAACGAAGGCTCTCCGGTGACTAAAAAAGGGGCAAGAAATTTTAAGTATGAATATCTGGGTTATTTTGAAGAAAACGGCCAGGTAATTAACAAAATAAAAGTAACTCCAAAAATCAAAGGATATAACAGTGGGGTGATGAACATCGTTGATGGCAGCTGGTACATTCATAGTTACGACTTTAAAACTTCTGACGATGTGAGTAATACCCGCACAAGGGCCATTTTTAATGCCATTGATGGTGTGTGGTTTTTGTCAAACCTAAATATAGAAACCACATTGGAAAGTTATGGTGCCGAAATGGAAATGCGTGCTGTGGTGGCTTTAAAAGATATTGCTTTCAAAAAGAACCCCAAATATGCAGAGGTTAAACCTGAAATAATTGATGAAAAAATATTTAAAGAAAAAGCCACACTAAAACCAAAAGATGCTCCAGTGAATAAGGAGGCTACTCTTAAAGATTTGAAGACTCTGGCAAAATCTCTGGAAAACGAAGACCGAAAAACCGGTGAAGCAGTTGATTCTGACCGAAACTTTAAAGTTGACTCTATGGCTACCAAACGTGACTCAACTTTTTGGAATCTGGAAAGGCAGGTGCCACTTACTATCTCTGAAATAGTAGGTTTTAAAAAAGCCGACAGCCTATATGTGATTAATGCTGAGGCCATTCAAAAGAAAATAAAAAAGGATAGCACCAGGTTTTCGGGTGGCAATAAGTTCAAAGTGCCTCAATTATTTTTGGGTCATAAATATCAGTTTGGTAAAACCATTGACACAACCACCAGGCTCAGAGAAACCGTTTTTTCGGTCGGGAAAATATTTGATGACCTGCGATTCAATGCCGTAGAAGGCTATACGCTTGGAATAAACCGATTAGAATTTTCGAAAAATAAGAATGCCTCAGAAAATTTTAAAGTTGGGGTGAAGGCTTACTATTCCGTTCAACATAACCGCCTGAATGGAGAAGTGTATTTTTCAAAACAAATAAACAGATCTACTTTCGGAATTTCGGGAGGGCGTAGAGTATTCCAAATAAATCAGCAAATGCCGGTTTCCACCTTCCTAAACGAAACTTACGCCTTACTCAATGGCCGGCATGAGGCCAAACTGACAGAAAAAAGCCAAATCACCATTTCTCATCGCTATACTTTCAGTCCAAGAATGATCCTTAGCAATCAGTTTATTGGCGAACAAAGGAGTGTTCCCGAAAATCAGGTTTTCCATGTATGGTTAAATCCGGAAAAAATGTTTGAGCCAAATAATATTTCCCATTTCAATGGCAATAAACTTACGGAAGGAAACCTGAGCAACAGGGTTTTTCTGAAAACTTCACTTCAGTATAGTCCCAATGCACGGCTAAACCGCTACAATGGCATCGACCGAATGGAGAAGCAAAACGCTCCCAGTTTTCGTATAAATCATACTTTCTCGTTTATTAAAAATGTATTCGGGCAAATAGATCTGGAAGTTACTCATACCCAAAAAATCAAGTCTGGATATCTTACTGCCAGCTTTAACTCAGGGTTTTTTTATGGGAATAAGCCTACAAATATACTTGACTACAAGCAATTTATGGGAAATGAACTGTTAATAAGCTCACACAGAAATTTTCGTGATTTAGATTATTATAAATTCTCGTCAGACAAATTTTATGTGCAGGGCTTTCTCGAATATAAACCCGAAAGGCTGGTTTTGTCACAGATTCCTCAGATACGAAAAGCGGGGATTTCCGAATATGTATTCGGTAATTTTCTAAAAAACCAGTATGTTTCTCATCAGGAGGCCGGATATGGTATTTCATTGTTTGGACAAAAGATTTCTGCTGAATTCTATACAGCATATGAAAATCAGAAATTACTTTCAAAAGGTTTCAGAATTATTTTGCCTTTGGCCGGGGAAAAATAA
- a CDS encoding carboxypeptidase codes for MKKLFLLFAITSFTGVFAQQTPSKPKTEDKGTVSESRTLNPDMTIVSNAEITVNGQKVPYKATVGTQPVWDEKGKIIASCFYTYYERSDVKDRATRPLVISFNGGPGTASVWMHMAYTGPKILNIDDEGYPLQPYGYKENPYSLLDVADIVFIDPVNTGFSRIIDQEAPRSSFFGIKPDISYLADWINTFVSRTNRWASPKYLIGESYGTTRVSGLVQELQNNHWMYFNGVILVSPTTLGIERDDVSSTALRLPYYAATAWYHKALSADLQSKDLEKMLPEVEQFTTQEFLPALSLGNMLSDAKKKEIAAKVARYSGISEQYVLENNLSVSFNQFWKELLRDKGFTIGRLDSRYLGIDAKAAGERPDYNAELTSWLHSFTPPINMYLREELKFKTDLKYFMFGPVHPWGNYEAELNVAEQLRQAMAINPYLKLLVQSGYYDGACDYFNAKYNMWQMDPSGKLKDRMYWKGYRSGHMMYLRKEDLKKGNDDIREFIKNSTPGAKVPAKF; via the coding sequence ATGAAAAAGCTTTTCTTGCTTTTTGCAATTACTTCATTTACTGGTGTTTTTGCACAGCAAACGCCCTCGAAACCCAAAACTGAAGATAAAGGAACGGTTTCGGAGTCGCGTACTCTCAACCCTGACATGACCATTGTATCCAATGCCGAGATTACGGTCAATGGCCAGAAAGTACCCTATAAAGCGACCGTGGGCACCCAGCCGGTTTGGGATGAAAAAGGCAAAATTATAGCCTCCTGTTTTTATACTTATTATGAGCGTAGCGATGTGAAAGACCGTGCAACCCGGCCTTTGGTGATTTCATTCAACGGCGGCCCCGGCACGGCTTCGGTGTGGATGCACATGGCTTACACCGGACCAAAAATCCTTAATATTGACGACGAGGGATACCCGCTACAGCCTTATGGATACAAGGAAAACCCTTATTCTTTGCTCGATGTGGCCGATATTGTTTTTATCGACCCCGTAAATACCGGTTTTAGCCGTATCATTGACCAGGAGGCCCCGAGAAGCTCTTTTTTTGGCATAAAACCTGATATTTCTTATCTGGCAGATTGGATCAATACATTCGTGAGCCGCACCAACAGATGGGCTTCTCCAAAATATTTGATAGGAGAAAGTTATGGTACAACACGGGTGTCGGGACTGGTACAGGAACTGCAAAACAATCACTGGATGTACTTCAATGGTGTGATTTTGGTGTCGCCTACCACACTTGGTATTGAGCGAGACGATGTTTCTTCTACTGCACTTCGCCTACCTTATTATGCAGCTACGGCCTGGTATCATAAGGCACTTTCTGCCGATTTACAATCCAAAGATCTGGAAAAAATGTTGCCGGAAGTAGAGCAGTTTACTACACAGGAGTTCTTGCCAGCCTTGTCTTTGGGTAATATGCTTTCTGATGCCAAAAAGAAAGAAATAGCAGCCAAAGTTGCCCGATATTCAGGTATCTCGGAACAATATGTTTTGGAAAATAACCTCAGTGTAAGCTTTAATCAGTTTTGGAAAGAATTGTTACGTGATAAAGGTTTTACTATAGGCCGCCTGGATTCCAGATATCTGGGTATTGACGCCAAAGCTGCAGGCGAACGCCCGGATTACAATGCAGAGCTCACCTCATGGCTCCACTCGTTTACTCCTCCTATCAACATGTATTTGCGGGAAGAATTGAAGTTTAAAACCGACTTGAAATATTTTATGTTTGGCCCCGTGCACCCTTGGGGCAACTATGAGGCCGAACTCAATGTGGCCGAACAGCTTCGTCAGGCGATGGCGATTAACCCTTATCTGAAACTTTTGGTGCAGTCGGGTTACTATGACGGTGCCTGTGACTACTTCAATGCCAAATATAATATGTGGCAAATGGACCCTTCAGGCAAACTCAAAGACCGTATGTACTGGAAAGGTTATCGCTCGGGTCACATGATGTACCTGCGTAAGGAAGACCTGAAAAAAGGCAATGACGACATCAGAGAATTTATCAAAAACTCTACTCCCGGGGCTAAGGTGCCAGCGAAGTTTTGA